Within the Desulfobacterales bacterium genome, the region ATGCTTGGGTCCATAAACTGTCTAACTCGCTATTATTACTACTTTATAGGGTCGTTTTAAAAGAGCCGCACCCATTTAAATTAAAACGCTTGCAAGGTCGGACATACCGTTTTAGACTTACGCTGACGGTCATTTGAAAAGTGACATTGCTTCGGTATACCCTATGAAATTAAAACGTATATGAATATTTCAGTCATACTGGCTCATCCCCGTAAAAAGAGCTTCAATCATGCCATCGCCCAGTGCGTCGTCGACCAGTTGACATTAAACGGCCACAAGGCTTTCTTCCACGATCTGTATGATGAGAACTTTGATCCGATCCTTCCACACCACGAAGTTTTCGCCGACGCTGAACTTACACCGGAAATTGACGCACACTGCCGCGAAATCGGTTCCGCCGAAGGCATCGTCATCGTCCATCCCAACTGGTGGGGCCAGCCGCCGGCCATTTTAAAGGGCTGGGTGGACCGGGTCATGCGGCCGGACATCGCTTATCAGTTTATGGATGGCGACAACGGCGAGGGGATTCCGAACGGTCTCCTGCGGGCTGTCGCTGCTGTTGTTTTCAATACATCAAACACGCCCCCGCAAAGAGAATCGGACGAATTCGGCGACCCGCTCCAGACGCTGTGGCAGAACTGCATCTTCGGCCTATGCGGTGTCAGAAATTTCCATCGCCGTAATTTTGCGGTAATGGTGACCAGTACCCCCTCCCAGAGAACGGCGTGGCTGGAAGAAGTCACAATAACCATCAATCATTATTTTCCGAAAGGATGAATCTTGACCGTTGAATTTAAAGACATCCGCCAGGCCGCCGATCTGTTGGCCGGCAACATCATCCGCACCACCAGCGAATATTCCCAAACGCTCTCGCAGATAACCGGGGCGGATGTCATCCTCAAATTCGAAAATCACCAGTTTACCGCTTCCTTCAAGGAACGCGGCGCCCTGACCTGTCTCTTATCCCTGTCGGCTGAACAACGCCGTGCCGGTGTGATCGCAATGTCGGCCGGCAACCACGCCCAGGGGGTTGCCTACCATGCCCAGCGCCTGAAGATACCGGCAACGATTGTCATGCCCCGTTTTACACCCAGCGTCAAGGTTTCCCGCACCCGGGCATTCGGCGCCGAGGTCCTTCTTTACGGAGACGCTTTGGCGGACGCCCGGTCTTATGCCCTGGAACTGGTTAAAGACCGGGGTTTAAAGCTGATACACCCGTACGACGATGAAAAAATTATCGCCGGCCAGGGGACAATCGCACTGGAGATGCTCAATGATTTTCCGGACATCGAACAAATCGTGATACCCGTGGGCGGCGGCGGGCTGATCGCCGGAAATGCCATCGCCGCAAAAGCGCTGAAACCCGACATTGAAATCATCGGCGTTCAGACTTCACGCTTTCCCGCCATGGTCCAAGCCCTTGAGGGTGCACCCATCCAATGCGAAACGGCTACGTTTGCCGAGGGAATCGCGGTCACCCAGCCGGGCGCCCTCACGCTGCCCATCGTTCGAAAGTTTGTAGATGA harbors:
- a CDS encoding NAD(P)H-dependent oxidoreductase, with the translated sequence MNISVILAHPRKKSFNHAIAQCVVDQLTLNGHKAFFHDLYDENFDPILPHHEVFADAELTPEIDAHCREIGSAEGIVIVHPNWWGQPPAILKGWVDRVMRPDIAYQFMDGDNGEGIPNGLLRAVAAVVFNTSNTPPQRESDEFGDPLQTLWQNCIFGLCGVRNFHRRNFAVMVTSTPSQRTAWLEEVTITINHYFPKG
- a CDS encoding threonine ammonia-lyase, coding for MTVEFKDIRQAADLLAGNIIRTTSEYSQTLSQITGADVILKFENHQFTASFKERGALTCLLSLSAEQRRAGVIAMSAGNHAQGVAYHAQRLKIPATIVMPRFTPSVKVSRTRAFGAEVLLYGDALADARSYALELVKDRGLKLIHPYDDEKIIAGQGTIALEMLNDFPDIEQIVIPVGGGGLIAGNAIAAKALKPDIEIIGVQTSRFPAMVQALEGAPIQCETATFAEGIAVTQPGALTLPIVRKFVDEILLVEESQIEAAVLLLLEVEKTVVEGAGAVGLAALLAKPERFKRRKVGLVLSGGNIDLFSLSSIIQRGLVRSGRLVRLRVSVPDVPGALSEITHLLGQSNANIIEIQHQRAFTNLALRLVEVEFVLQTLGSSHIKEIMNLLSLSNYKAELAGAGPADRMTPEK